A genomic stretch from Enterobacter dykesii includes:
- the leuA gene encoding 2-isopropylmalate synthase, with translation MLNTPADKYQPYPTLSLPDRRWPEQRITRAPRWLSTDLRDGNQALAEPMDSTRKLQFWDLLLGCGFKEIEVAFPSASQTDFNFVRQLIEENRIPDDVTIQVLTQAREDLIHRTFQSLRGAKQATVHLYNATAPLFRRLVFGMEKAQIVELATRSTRLIRQLCEENPDTRWQYEYSPETFCFTEPEFALEICEAVAEIWQPCDERPMVINLPATVEVSTPNVYADQIEYFCRHFSRRRDVCISVHPHNDRGTGVASAELAVMAGADRVEGCLFGNGERTGNVCLVTLAMNLYSQGISPNLDFSDMNRIVEVVEACNQLPVHPRHPWAGRLAYTAFSGSHQDAIKKGFDAHRPGDRWEMPYLPVDPQDIGCTYEAVIRVNSQSGKSGSAWLIEQNHGLKLPRALQQDFSQHVQQETDRHGKEMTQNALWQLFRTRYGLVATPQFALQSYRSDSQQDGQLRLTASVATQGGTRQLEGQGNGLLSAAAQGLSRWVNAPFVIKDYHEHTLGERSDSRSVAYIRCLFQDGSSRWGVGIDSDVARASLQALLNAVSRS, from the coding sequence CCCTTGCCGAGCCGATGGACAGCACCCGCAAGCTGCAGTTCTGGGATCTGCTGCTGGGCTGCGGATTCAAAGAAATTGAGGTGGCTTTCCCATCCGCCTCGCAGACGGACTTCAACTTTGTTCGCCAGCTGATTGAAGAGAACCGCATCCCGGATGACGTGACGATTCAGGTGTTAACCCAGGCGCGGGAAGATCTCATCCATCGCACTTTCCAATCCCTGCGCGGCGCGAAACAGGCCACCGTCCATCTGTATAACGCCACCGCCCCGCTGTTCCGCCGCCTGGTATTCGGCATGGAAAAAGCGCAAATCGTCGAGCTGGCGACGCGATCCACGCGGCTTATTCGTCAGCTGTGTGAAGAGAACCCGGACACCCGCTGGCAGTATGAGTATTCCCCGGAGACCTTCTGCTTTACCGAGCCGGAGTTTGCGCTGGAGATCTGTGAAGCCGTGGCGGAGATCTGGCAGCCGTGCGACGAACGGCCCATGGTGATCAACTTACCGGCCACCGTCGAAGTGAGCACGCCGAACGTCTATGCCGACCAGATCGAGTATTTCTGTCGTCACTTCAGCCGCCGCCGGGATGTCTGCATCAGCGTGCATCCGCATAATGACCGCGGTACCGGCGTCGCCAGCGCCGAGCTGGCCGTGATGGCGGGGGCTGACCGCGTGGAAGGCTGTCTGTTTGGTAACGGGGAGCGCACGGGCAACGTCTGCCTGGTGACGCTGGCGATGAACCTCTACAGCCAGGGCATCAGCCCGAATCTCGACTTTAGCGATATGAACCGGATCGTGGAAGTGGTGGAAGCCTGCAACCAGCTGCCGGTGCATCCGCGCCACCCGTGGGCCGGACGACTGGCCTATACCGCCTTCTCAGGCTCGCATCAGGACGCGATCAAAAAAGGCTTTGATGCCCACAGGCCTGGCGATCGCTGGGAGATGCCGTATCTGCCCGTCGATCCACAGGATATCGGCTGCACCTACGAAGCGGTGATCCGCGTCAACAGCCAGTCAGGGAAAAGCGGCAGCGCGTGGCTGATTGAGCAAAACCATGGGCTAAAACTGCCCCGCGCCCTGCAGCAGGATTTCAGCCAGCACGTGCAGCAGGAAACCGATCGCCACGGAAAAGAGATGACGCAAAACGCGCTGTGGCAGCTGTTCCGCACCCGCTACGGCCTGGTAGCCACGCCGCAGTTTGCGCTGCAATCCTACCGCAGCGACAGCCAGCAGGACGGCCAGCTGCGTTTGACGGCAAGCGTCGCTACGCAGGGGGGAACGCGTCAGCTGGAAGGTCAGGGTAACGGTCTGCTCTCCGCCGCCGCTCAGGGCTTAAGCCGCTGGGTCAACGCCCCGTTCGTGATTAAGGATTATCACGAGCATACGTTAGGCGAGCGCAGCGACAGCCGCTCGGTGGCCTACATCCGCTGCCTGTTCCAGGACGGCAGCAGCCGCTGGGGCGTAGGCATTGACAGCGACGTGGCGCGCGCGTCGCTTCAGGCGCTTTTAAACGCCGTCAGTCGTTCTTAA
- a CDS encoding AraC family transcriptional regulator, whose translation MTTTATFSFTHRPLVPFAHDYVHGDSEPWHEHDCAQLLHILSGVVRVDTVSGCWVVPPGRGVWLPAGTRHSLRITGNVAARTLFIDPLARADLPATCQIVQIAPLLRELILVSLALPESYSPGSRDERVYELILDEIRTMPVLPFHLPEPESEALRHLCLQIRQNAGESWSGAQAASMMNMSERTLNRHFQQQTGLSYGEWLRRARLLEALVRLAQGQPVLRVALDLGYGSHSAFTAMFRRVMGVSPSDYFKND comes from the coding sequence ATGACCACAACCGCAACGTTCTCCTTTACCCATCGTCCCCTCGTTCCGTTCGCCCATGATTACGTTCATGGTGACAGCGAGCCGTGGCATGAGCACGACTGCGCGCAGCTGTTGCACATCCTGAGCGGCGTGGTACGGGTTGATACCGTCTCGGGCTGCTGGGTGGTACCGCCTGGCCGCGGCGTCTGGCTGCCGGCGGGTACTCGCCACTCGCTTCGCATCACCGGCAACGTGGCGGCGCGAACGCTGTTCATCGATCCGCTGGCGCGAGCCGATCTCCCGGCCACCTGCCAGATCGTGCAGATCGCGCCGCTGTTGCGCGAGCTGATCCTCGTCTCTCTTGCTTTACCTGAATCGTACTCGCCCGGCAGCCGGGATGAACGCGTCTATGAACTCATTCTCGATGAAATCCGCACTATGCCGGTGCTGCCGTTTCATCTGCCGGAGCCGGAAAGCGAGGCGTTACGTCACCTGTGTCTGCAAATCCGGCAAAACGCGGGGGAGAGCTGGAGCGGCGCGCAGGCCGCGAGCATGATGAACATGAGCGAGCGCACCCTGAACCGCCATTTTCAGCAGCAGACGGGATTAAGCTACGGCGAGTGGCTGAGACGGGCGCGCCTGCTGGAAGCCTTAGTGCGGCTGGCGCAGGGCCAGCCGGTACTGCGCGTGGCGCTGGATCTGGGTTACGGCAGCCACAGCGCCTTTACGGCGATGTTCCGCCGGGTGATGGGCGTCTCCCCCAGCGATTATTTTAAGAACGACTGA
- the luxS gene encoding S-ribosylhomocysteine lyase: MPLLDSFTVDHTRMEAPAVRVAKTMHTPHGDTITVFDLRFCVPNKEVMPEKGIHTLEHLFAGFMRDHLNGNGVEIIDISPMGCRTGFYMSLIGQPEEKRVADAWKAAMEDVLKVKEQNQIPELNVYQCGTYQMHSLEEAQDIARHIIERDVRVNSNEELALPKEKLQELHI, from the coding sequence ATGCCGTTATTAGATAGCTTTACTGTCGACCATACCCGTATGGAAGCACCTGCAGTACGCGTGGCGAAGACCATGCACACCCCGCACGGCGACACGATCACCGTTTTCGATCTGCGTTTCTGCGTGCCAAATAAAGAAGTGATGCCAGAGAAAGGCATTCATACCCTGGAACACCTGTTCGCCGGTTTCATGCGTGACCATCTGAACGGCAACGGCGTTGAGATCATCGACATCTCTCCGATGGGCTGCCGTACCGGTTTCTACATGAGCCTGATTGGCCAGCCGGAAGAGAAACGCGTCGCTGATGCGTGGAAAGCGGCGATGGAAGACGTGCTGAAGGTGAAAGAGCAGAACCAGATCCCTGAGCTGAACGTTTACCAGTGCGGTACTTACCAGATGCACTCTCTGGAAGAAGCGCAGGACATCGCGCGTCACATCATCGAGCGTGATGTTCGCGTGAACAGCAACGAAGAGCTGGCCCTGCCAAAAGAAAAACTGCAGGAACTGCACATCTAG